A single Streptomyces sp. Edi2 DNA region contains:
- a CDS encoding aldo/keto reductase: MKYTQLGRTGLKVSRLVLGTMNFGPQTDEAASHTIMDAAQGAGVNFFDTANVYGFGADKGRTEEIVGSWFAKGGGRRDKTVLGTKVYANMGTEGDKVWPNHDKLSAVNIRRSVEASLKRLGTDYIDLYQFHHVDRDTPWDEIWQAIDVLVHQGKILYAGSSNHAGWHIARANETAARRGSLGLVSEQCLYNLAERRAEMEVIPAARGYGLGVIPWSPLHGGLLGGALRKEREGGAGRSAVGRSADALANSAIRAQIESYEDLLDKHGLEPGEVALAWLLTRPGVTGPIVGPRTTDQLASALRAVELTLPDDLLASLDEIFPGPGPSPEAFAW; this comes from the coding sequence ATGAAGTACACGCAGCTCGGACGCACCGGACTCAAGGTCAGCCGACTCGTCCTCGGGACGATGAACTTCGGGCCTCAGACGGACGAGGCCGCCAGTCACACCATCATGGACGCAGCGCAGGGCGCGGGCGTCAACTTCTTCGACACCGCCAATGTCTACGGATTCGGCGCCGACAAGGGCCGTACCGAGGAGATTGTCGGCAGTTGGTTCGCCAAAGGCGGCGGCCGGCGGGACAAGACCGTGCTGGGCACCAAGGTCTACGCCAACATGGGGACGGAGGGCGACAAGGTCTGGCCCAACCACGACAAGCTCTCCGCGGTCAACATCCGGCGCTCGGTGGAGGCCAGCCTCAAGCGGCTGGGCACGGACTACATCGATCTCTACCAGTTCCACCACGTCGACCGGGACACCCCCTGGGACGAGATCTGGCAGGCCATCGACGTTCTCGTCCACCAGGGCAAGATCCTCTACGCCGGCTCGTCCAACCACGCGGGCTGGCACATCGCCCGTGCCAACGAGACGGCGGCCCGCCGCGGTTCGCTGGGTCTGGTCAGCGAGCAGTGCCTCTACAACCTCGCCGAGCGGCGCGCCGAGATGGAGGTCATCCCGGCCGCCCGGGGCTACGGCCTGGGCGTCATCCCGTGGTCCCCGCTGCACGGTGGGCTGCTGGGCGGGGCCCTGCGCAAGGAGCGCGAGGGCGGCGCGGGCCGCTCGGCCGTCGGCCGCTCGGCCGATGCCCTCGCCAACTCCGCTATCCGTGCCCAGATCGAGTCCTACGAGGATCTGCTCGACAAGCACGGCCTGGAGCCCGGCGAGGTCGCGCTGGCCTGGCTCCTGACGCGTCCCGGCGTCACCGGGCCGATCGTCGGCCCCCGCACGACGGACCAGCTCGCCTCCGCGCTGCGCGCCGTCGAACTGACCCTCCCGGACGATCTCCTCGCCTCGCTCGACGAGATCTTCCCCGGGCCCGGCCCGAGCCCGGAGGCCTTCGCCTGGTGA
- a CDS encoding GDSL-type esterase/lipase family protein, with amino-acid sequence MRIMFVGDSMTIGSTGDFTWRYRMWQHLNATFDGPYRIVGPRHTLHEPATGAPTSAAYADPGFPEEARRHLAGWGEGWLHMAPLIGDMVRRYDADTLLVSLGLIDLGFYTNAEQTAENVREFVARARAAAPHLRAVLMPVIPNVRAVADTAFGAECERFNELLAKAVADLSTPGSPLLLASVPDGWEIDSATYDGTHPSEWGERLLAGAFAGAMHQAWGVGAAYGVLSSH; translated from the coding sequence ATGAGGATCATGTTCGTCGGTGACTCGATGACCATTGGGAGCACCGGCGATTTCACGTGGCGCTACCGGATGTGGCAGCACCTGAACGCGACGTTCGACGGCCCGTACCGCATCGTCGGACCGCGCCACACGCTCCACGAACCGGCCACGGGCGCCCCCACCTCCGCCGCCTACGCCGACCCCGGCTTCCCCGAGGAGGCCCGCCGCCACCTCGCCGGCTGGGGCGAGGGCTGGCTGCACATGGCACCGCTGATCGGCGACATGGTGCGCCGGTACGACGCCGACACCCTGCTGGTCTCGCTCGGCCTGATCGACCTCGGCTTCTATACGAACGCCGAGCAGACCGCGGAGAACGTGCGGGAGTTCGTGGCGCGGGCCCGGGCGGCGGCGCCGCACCTGCGGGCGGTGCTGATGCCGGTGATACCCAATGTGCGGGCGGTGGCGGACACCGCGTTCGGCGCGGAGTGCGAGCGCTTCAACGAGCTGCTGGCCAAGGCCGTCGCCGATCTCTCCACCCCCGGCTCGCCGTTGCTGCTGGCCTCCGTGCCGGACGGCTGGGAGATCGACAGCGCCACGTACGACGGGACGCATCCGTCGGAGTGGGGCGAGCGACTGCTCGCGGGGGCGTTCGCCGGGGCGATGCATCAGGCGTGGGGGGTCGGGGCGGCGTACGGGGTGTTGTCCTCGCACTGA